DNA from Marinagarivorans cellulosilyticus:
CCCGCTAAGCTGGCATAAATTGGCGCCAGGGTGGATATTAAAGCAAGTTGTATCCAAAAAATTTTACTGCGGCACGGCCCACGTTTATAGCCTAAGGTTTGTGCTTTTCGGGCGCGGGTCATGAGTGCGGGTCATAAGTGTGGGTCATAAGTGTGGATTATAGGTGCTACCTATGGCGGTCTCTAAACAGAGGTGCTGGTTAATCCTAAAAACCGCAGTTGAACCATCAAAGTCTACGCATCCCCTTGGTGCACCTGACGCGCGATAAAAATGATTCATCACCAATAAGGTGACTACACATTTTTACTACACGCCATACACACCAACGGAATACGCATCTTTTTGACTCTCAACTGCGGTTTCTAGGTTAATGCTTATGCAAGTTAGGGGTGTACTGGTCTAATAGAACCGGACACATCAATAAGAGATAATAATCTCAGCAGATTGAGGTGTTGATATGACCAAAAAACGTACAAATAGAGTCTATACCCAAGAATTCAAAAAAGAAGCCGTTGCCCTAGTGACCAATGAGGGTTACTCGGTAGCGAAAGCGGCAGAATCGCTGGGCATAAGGGCTAACTTGCTCTATCGCTGGAAAGACAATGAGGAGGCCCAAAAGACCGGAGTCGCTCCCAGTTGCGAGGAGCGCGCAGAGCTTGTTCGGCTGCGAAAAGAAGTTAAAGAATTGCGGATGGAGAAAGAAATTTTAAAAAAGGCGAGTGCCTTCTTCGCGAAAGAAATGAAGTGAAATTTGGCTTTATTGATGAGAGGTCGGCGGATTTCCCGGTACGACTACTGTGCCGTGTAATGAAAGTTGGTAAATCAGCATTTTACAGCTGGCGACAACGCCCCAAGCCTGTGATCAGTGCCGAAGATCTGCATGTAAATTCGCGAATGAAGGCGTTATTTGATCAAAGCCGGGGCAGCTTAGGCAGTCGCGAGCTAGCCAAAAAGCTTAACGAAGAAGGCATTACAATTGGCCGTGGAAAAACGCGGCGTCGCATGAAGTCTTTGGGGCTTATAGTGCAGCAGCGCACGGCTTACAAGGTTACGACCAAACGCGATGAGCGCGCGGGTGTTGCCGATAATTTACTGAATCAAAACTTCAATCCGGTGGGAATTAACCAAGTATGGGCTGGTGATATTACCTATTTGAAAACGACTCAAGGCTGGATGTACTTGGCGGTCGTTATGGATTTATATTCCCGGCGAATTGTTGGCTGGGCAATAGATAAGCGCATGACCACGTCGCTAATTTGCGAGGCAATTAATCGTGCGGTGGCAATAAGGCAGCCACCAAAAGGGCTGGTTTTTCACAGCGACCGCGGCTCTCAATATACAAGCAAGCGCTTTGGCAAACTCCTGAAGAGCCATGGCATTCGCGCTTCAATGGGGGATGTTGGCGCCTGCTGGGATAATGCCGTTGTTGAGCGTTTTTTTGGCAGTTTAAAGCACGACTGGCTTTTTAAAGTACCAATGCACTCTCGAAAATCTATGAAAAAAGATGTGGGTTTGTATATGAAATATTACAACAGTGATCGCCTTCACTCGGCGAATGACGACTTGTCGCCCGCTGCATATGAGCGAAGACATTTACAACAGGAGGCGCTTTATGGGTAAAAGGGTTCTGGCATTTATGCCAGGTTCATTTTATCCATAAAGTGGCAAAGAAATGTGTCCGGATCTATTGACCAGAACAGGGGTGTACTCCTCCAATTAGTCTTTAATTTTGAAACCAAAACATGATTTTTAGAGATGCCCGTATGTTTTGATGCGTTGTCAAATTAAAAAAATATGTTGTCGTCAGAAATTATTTTTTAGATTTTTTTGTTATCCATGGGCTTATAAGGCGTTTTCATTGATGCCTAATGTTATAAAAAACGCCATTTAATTGGCGCACCTTTAGGCGTATTTTTGTATTTACATTTGGTGGTTTATAAAAAAAGTTATTGATAATGTTTATGGGTTATTAAGCTCAGTTTTTAATAATCGAAAGTAAGTGCATAGTGCATAAACATTGGTTTATTGGCAGGTTATGCTTTGATGTTATAGAACGCTATAAGCAAAACATTGCTTTCAATGAAAAAATAGAATATTTCGCTATAGGCGCATTATGTTAACCTTTTTGCGCGTAAAACATCTTCTCTGTACTCTTCAAGCTCGCTGAATTGATATGCCCTTTTTAGGGTTAGGTTAGGAGCTGTACCTGTGAGTCAACTTTCTTTGCGCAAATTCAAAAAAACGCTAAAGCGTCTGGCCCTTTTGGTCGGCGCTGCCCCACTAGCTGCCAATGCAGGTTTGGACTTTAGTTCATTCACCTGTACCGAAGGGGAGCTCTTAAGCACGCTTCCTGACAACAATAATCGCGTTATGGTGCAGCTTTATCATAATGATTATTTGATTAGCCATGATCATGCTAGTGGCGTAACGCGCAATTATGACCTCACAAACCCTCGTAATCCTAAGCAGGTGGGTGGTGATCAGAATATCGGTAATGCAGGGCACCACCATTATATGGGGGTGGGTAATATTATTGGCTTTAATTGGGCGGGTATGAATCAAACGCGCCTTGATGATGTGCCAGATTTTTCGCGAGACTCTATTGTTGATGGTACTGACGAAGCCTTTATGGTGGGCGACGCTTCAAATGGCCACCATTCAGAAATTATTACTTTTTACCCGATTGGTTTTGGCAATGTGCCTTCAGCGTATCAATTCGACAATAAACCTGTATTAACCATTCACGATGTTAGCAAGCCTGGTAACCCTAAAATTGGTGAAATTAACGTGCTTGATGATCTTGGCTTTCAAGGCCGAGTGAATATGGTGGGTAACTTACTGTTTGTGCGCGGCGATAACCTAACGGGTTTTGGCGTGGGTGTTTACGATATTGCTGACCCGGCCAACCCTAAATTATTAGATAAAATTCGTGAGCGCAGCTTTGCCTTTGGCGGCCAATGGGATCTAGGGCGTGCCTACGACACTATGCCGATGTACAAGCATTACATTGTTAATGCCATGAACGGCGATACCGGATTTCAGCGTTCGGTTGACGTAATTGATTATTCTGACCCCACTAATCTCGTGCATGTTTCGTCAAAAGACTATTCTGGCCCGAGCATGCGCTACCCCAATTTTAAAGACGATTATATGTATGTCGGCGAAGCAAAAGTCGACATGAATACCTTTGAAGAGGTGGCTTCGTTCCCTGGTGCTTACGGTGAGTTTCTATTACCTATCGGTAATATTTTGGTAGGTTCTGGGCAATACCGTACGGGCACTTCGAAAGTTTTTTGTGACCAAAGCCAGCCAGACACCCGCCCTCCAGAAGTGGGCTTTAGTTGGCCGCAACCAGGTGCAACCGGCTTGCATGTAAACTCGCGTATTGGTGTTTTAATTCACGAAACCTTAGATATTAATACGGTTAATGAGGCCAATTTTCAGATTCGTAAAATGGACGGTAACATCGTACCGGCGCACGTGAGCTGGTGGAGTAACGGCACTATTAACGTTACCCCGAAAGAGCCATTAAAGGCTGATACCACTTACGAGTTTTATATGCGTGAAGATGGTGTTAAAGATGTGGCTGGCAATGGGTTAGCTGAGGTATACAGCTTTTATTTCTCTACAGGTAATGCATTGTCGGGCGGTAATCAGGCACCTGTAATTAATGGTATTGAGCTTTCGAGCAATGTTGTGAATGTAAACAATACTGTCGGGCTTGAGGTTGAAGCGTCAGATCCGCAAGGCAACCCGCTGACTTTTAATATTGAGTGGGGAGACGGCACAACAAGTACGGGTAGCAACGATAACTTTAGCCATCGCTATAGCGCCCCTGGTATTTATTACGTGAACGTTGAGGCCGTTGATAACTTTGGTAATAAAGATACAAAAGTGATTCAAATGGTTGTTGAGGCGGCAGGCTTAACACACCACTATAAAACGTCGCCGGTGGTGTTTGATAAAGCCAATAACCGTGTACTGAATGTCAACCCAGACAACAACACCATTACGGCAATTAACGCGACCACGGGTGCAAAAATATTCGAAAAACCAGTCGGTAATGACCCGCGTACTTTAGCGATTGCCAGTAATGGCGAAATTTGGGTTGCCAATTATGATGATGGTTCGTTAAGTGTGCTCGATAGCAATGGCAACCACTTGCAAACTGTCACTCAAATGAGCCCAGGCGCTAAGCCTTACGGTGTTTTAATTTCACCAGATCAGCAATATGTTTATGTTTCGGTAGAAGGCGGTGGGAATGTGCTGCGCTATGATCGCGCTGCACGCAATAAAATTAATACCTTATCGGTTGGCTCGACAACCCGCGCAATGGCGATGACCAGCGATGGTAAAACCTTATTGGCAACGCGCTTTATTTCACCGGAAAACGAAGCGCATGTGTATAAAGTTGATTTAACTAACTTTACTTTGGCCGCTACCATTAAAATTGCTGCCGACACGACTTCGCTCGATACCAATACCGGTTCGCGCGGTGTAATGAATTATTTAATGGGTATTACCATTGCCCCAGGTACTGATATTGCTTGGGTGTCAGGTAAAAAAGACAATACCTATCGCGGTATAACACTCGATGGTAACTTCGGTAATTTCCAAAATACCGTGCGCTCGGTCATTGCTAAAATTGATATTTCACAAAACGCTGAAGTCCCTAATTCAAAATTCGATATTGATAACGCTGAAATTGCCAGTGCAATTGATTTTAGCCGTGGCGGCGATATTGTTTATATCACACACCAAGGCAACAACCGCTTGTCGGCATACAACGTGACTAACATGCAAGGGCTTGATCAAATCGATATGGGTGCCGCGCCACAGGGTATTGCCGTGGCAGATAATGGCGATGTATTTACCCATAACTTTTTATCGCGCTCGGTTAGCCGTATCACTTTATTTACGGGCAGTGGTGGTTCAGCGTCATCGTTTGAAGAGCTAAGTGAGGCCCGCACGGTGAGCAATGAAAAACTCAGTGCGCAAGTACTTGAAGGCAAGCGTATTTTCTACTCGGCCGGTGATAGCCGCATGTCAATGGATGGCTACATGAGTTGCGCATCTTGTCATACCGATGGCCGCCACGATGGCCGTACCCGCGATTTTACTGACCGTGGCGAAGGACTTCGCAATACCACTACCCTTGAAGGCCGTGCAGGCACTGGGCATGGCCGCGTGCACTGGTCAGCGAACTTCGACGAAATTCACGATTTTGAACACGATATTCGCTTTGCGTTCTTAGGCTCAGGTTTTATGACGGTTGAGGATTTTGGCCAAACTAATACAACCTTGGGTTACCCCAAAGCGGGCAAGTCTGCAGCGCTTGATGCTATGAATGCCTACGTAGAATCGTTGGCG
Protein-coding regions in this window:
- a CDS encoding IS3 family transposase (programmed frameshift), which encodes MTKKRTNRVYTQEFKKEAVALVTNEGYSVAKAAESLGIRANLLYRWKDNEEAQKTGVAPSCEERAELVRLRKEVKELRMEKEIFKKGECLLRERNEVKFGFIDERSADFPVRLLCRVMKVGKSAFYSWRQRPKPVISAEDLHVNSRMKALFDQSRGSLGSRELAKKLNEEGITIGRGKTRRRMKSLGLIVQQRTAYKVTTKRDERAGVADNLLNQNFNPVGINQVWAGDITYLKTTQGWMYLAVVMDLYSRRIVGWAIDKRMTTSLICEAINRAVAIRQPPKGLVFHSDRGSQYTSKRFGKLLKSHGIRASMGDVGACWDNAVVERFFGSLKHDWLFKVPMHSRKSMKKDVGLYMKYYNSDRLHSANDDLSPAAYERRHLQQEALYG
- a CDS encoding RICIN domain-containing protein, with amino-acid sequence MSQLSLRKFKKTLKRLALLVGAAPLAANAGLDFSSFTCTEGELLSTLPDNNNRVMVQLYHNDYLISHDHASGVTRNYDLTNPRNPKQVGGDQNIGNAGHHHYMGVGNIIGFNWAGMNQTRLDDVPDFSRDSIVDGTDEAFMVGDASNGHHSEIITFYPIGFGNVPSAYQFDNKPVLTIHDVSKPGNPKIGEINVLDDLGFQGRVNMVGNLLFVRGDNLTGFGVGVYDIADPANPKLLDKIRERSFAFGGQWDLGRAYDTMPMYKHYIVNAMNGDTGFQRSVDVIDYSDPTNLVHVSSKDYSGPSMRYPNFKDDYMYVGEAKVDMNTFEEVASFPGAYGEFLLPIGNILVGSGQYRTGTSKVFCDQSQPDTRPPEVGFSWPQPGATGLHVNSRIGVLIHETLDINTVNEANFQIRKMDGNIVPAHVSWWSNGTINVTPKEPLKADTTYEFYMREDGVKDVAGNGLAEVYSFYFSTGNALSGGNQAPVINGIELSSNVVNVNNTVGLEVEASDPQGNPLTFNIEWGDGTTSTGSNDNFSHRYSAPGIYYVNVEAVDNFGNKDTKVIQMVVEAAGLTHHYKTSPVVFDKANNRVLNVNPDNNTITAINATTGAKIFEKPVGNDPRTLAIASNGEIWVANYDDGSLSVLDSNGNHLQTVTQMSPGAKPYGVLISPDQQYVYVSVEGGGNVLRYDRAARNKINTLSVGSTTRAMAMTSDGKTLLATRFISPENEAHVYKVDLTNFTLAATIKIAADTTSLDTNTGSRGVMNYLMGITIAPGTDIAWVSGKKDNTYRGITLDGNFGNFQNTVRSVIAKIDISQNAEVPNSKFDIDNAEIASAIDFSRGGDIVYITHQGNNRLSAYNVTNMQGLDQIDMGAAPQGIAVADNGDVFTHNFLSRSVSRITLFTGSGGSASSFEELSEARTVSNEKLSAQVLEGKRIFYSAGDSRMSMDGYMSCASCHTDGRHDGRTRDFTDRGEGLRNTTTLEGRAGTGHGRVHWSANFDEIHDFEHDIRFAFLGSGFMTVEDFGQTNTTLGYPKAGKSAALDAMNAYVESLARFPQSPFRKWNGDYRDNAEAGKAIFNAKGCYKCHGGEHFTDSPQGNRHDVGTLSDASGSRLGGVLGGLDTPTLRGIWDTAPYLHDGSVQSLSQVLENEVHLNAGTTDTGLLSANDKAALVDYLKQIDGVEGAAAPAANPINLSGLVHGQSINGASIPLNISTSLNDITEVQYVVDDDVVATLTNAPYGASYTPTATGLHRVYARAVYNAGRIATLSPELTVNVTALPQAAAISLNAAASDNGIRVGWSVTNVNANQYEVYRDTDADPSGRTRIAIFSDMNVASFEDTGVEPGKTYYYWLKVRDNASKFYNSDVAQASMSAPAPVLSLQASASEQGISLSWSTSNVNANQYELYRDTDSTTAGRTRIANFSNMQTVSYLDSSGEAGTTYYYWLKVRDTAGQFYNSTVASATVVAASSSQASAQPSGGVCDDSNSVAVELGSDYTIAGGECLKVVSSAGADIKLSTWLGGEVIVDVSDCKQDFVVPNGAHTSLNLTGTVYLYVDPSSTATKIRVDSWGSATEICDAASPEEPSAPSSSSAQSSSSASQGLTQIAMDTTYRLINKMSGKALDVSGFSQEDGAIVHQWDYAGNNNQHWYVIANGSGVQLTATHSWKCLDVPAGNTANGVQMQQWGCIGNTNQSFQVTSTGNGFFEIRAAASGKCLDYAQDPNVPAKIHQWDCHGGDNQQWQFVKVQ